The genomic interval GCCATGCTCACATATATAAAATATGCTCCTAAAACCAAACTTAAAAAACTTGATACTCTACCTATAGAAACTAAAACAAGATGGACGAAAAAATAGGAAAAAGCCACGATTGTAACGGTCAAAATTAATCCACCTAAATACTCCAATTTATCTTTAAAAAAACACCTCAAAATATCTTCGGCCTTGGTAATTAAAAAGCCAATCAACCTCACGGGATGAGGCAAAAAAGCCGGATCCGCTATCGTCATATCGAGAATAAACGCGATTAAAACCTGCAAAACAATTTCATTCATTAAATCCCCGCCAATTCAAATATCTTTTTAATTTCCAGGCTCTCGCTTAAAATTTGAGCCCAACGCTCAAAGCTCTTCTCTCGAAAGTCAACACTATCAATAGCTTTACTTTTCAAAGGAGGTAGCTTTTTTCTTACTCGAAGATTATTAATAAACGCTCTTCTTATGTCTTTGTTGATAAATAAATCATGGATATAAGTGCCAAAAGCCAGTTCGCTTGAGCTCACTGCTCCATCACCGATATCCTCCTTTTGCGCTCTACTGCAAAGCGATAAAACGGGTGTCCCCTTTAAAAGCTTCGTCCTTCCGGAGTGAATTTCATAACCATCAAATTTATGTCCTTCTGTCCCCGGAAAAAGTTTCAGTGGTCGCATAAAATGTGCCTCTACTTGCTTCGTAATTTTTTCCTTTGAGAAATAAGTAACCGTGGGCAAAAGCCCTAAACCTTCAATCTCTTTGTTCTTTGACTCTAAACCCTCAGAATCGTATAGCTTTTCTCCTAACATTTGATAGCCACCGCAAATTCCAATTACAGGAACACCTGAATTATTTAGTTCCTTAATTTTTTCAATGAAACCATTTGCTCGAAGCCACATTAAATCTTCAACGGTACTCTTGCTACCTGGAATTATTACCGCATCAGCATTTTTAAGCTCACTTTCTAAGCTCACATACCTTATTTTTACCCCATTCTCTCTTGTCAAATAATCAAAGTCGGTAAAATTTGAGATATGGGGCAACCTTATGACAGCAATATCAATTTCGGCAGTTTTGTCTCCCATTTCTAAAACGGGTATCGAATCTTCCTCTTGAATTCCTAAATCGCGAACATAGGGAATAACTCCCAAAACAGGTTTACCTGTGTCTGTTTCCAAAAAATCCAAGGCAGGTTCAAGAAGCTCCCTGTCCCCCCTAAATTTGTTAATCACCAGCCCCATAATAAGCTCTCGTTCTTCTGATTCGATTAAGTTAAGTGTTCCTACAATTGAGGCAAGCGCTCCACCTTTATCAATGTCGGCAACGAGCAAAACCGGAGCTTCAGCGGCTTTTGCTATTGCCATATTAACTATGTCAAAATCACGCAAATTTACCTCAGCGGGGCTTCCCGCCCCTTCGATTACAATAACGTCATATTCTGACATTACTCTTTTAAGAGAAGTCATCATCGCCCCCCATGCTTCATCCCTAAATTTCTTGTGATACTCCTGAGCCGTCATATCACCAACCGGTTTCCCGTGGACAATGACTTGAGTTTTATAATCCTTCTTAGGTTTTAAAAGAATCGGATTCATATCCACAGTCGGTTCTACACATGCGGCTTGAGCTTGAACAGCTTGAGCCCGGCCAATCTCGCCCCCGTCTTTAGTGACAAATGAATTTAAGGCCATATTTTGTGATTTATACGGCGCGACTTTATACCCTCTATTTGAAAAAATCCTGCACAATCCGGTAACCAACAAGCTTTTGCCGACACCCGAAGCTGTCCCCTGAACCATTATCGTTTTAGCTGCCATTTTTACACTCCATTAGTCATTAGTCGGTAGCCAATAGTCTATCGATACCTCCGCATATTCGTCATTGCCGTGCCTCCCGCCGTGCCCGCCGCTGGCGGGGCAGGCAGGCGGGCTTCTTGACTGCCTTTTTATGAGATTGCCGCGCTCCGCTCGCATCTATGAAAAGGCCTGTCAATATTAATTTGTTTTTTCTCCCTCTCGGTTGAAGCTATGCTAATATGCATCTATTCGTGCGTGAATCTCACGCTACAATTTAAAAATTTATCAGAAGCTCCCTAATCAATGACAAAGAGTCTACTAAGAGACTATGCGAGCGAAAGGGAGCTTGTCTTCTGTGAGCGCGCTTTCTGTATAGTTACACCTTCCTTGTATTCTTGGCTATAGGTTAGTATTTTGAAGACTGCCTCAGCTAGTCTTCTGGCTATGGCCATTTTAGCCTTGGATGAACCTTTCCTTCCCTTTATCCTAGTATATTTGGCAAGAAGAATAGGTGATTTTCTTACGGCAGGAATTGCTGCTTCAACCAGTGCCCACTGAAGATACTTATTCCTATCTTTTGACCTCTTGTAACAAGTTTTCCCTGCACTTGAACTTATTCCTGGAACCAGCCCTGAGTAGGAGGCAAGATTTTTATGTGAAGGAAACCTTTCTATAGTCCCAATTTCTGTTGCAATAAGGTATGAGGTTATTTTCCCAATTCCCGGGATGGTTTGAAGTAATCTCATTTGGTTGGTTTCTTTAACTGTTTCGGCAATAACCTTATCTAATTGTTTTATCTCTCGATTTAAGCTTTCAATCATCTCTAAGTATTTAAAGACAATTGTTTTGGCTGGTTCTTTCCAGTCTAGGTTCTTTACATATCTGGTCCCGGATACGCCAAAGGCATCGCTTAGAGGCACCTCAAAACCATATCTGGCCATAAAAGCTGAGATTTTGTTCTTAAGAGAGGTTCTTATCTTAACCAGAGTAAACCTGTGCCTTAAGATATCTTTCCTATCTCTTTCTTTCTTGGTAGAAACGTAGATTTCAGGAATAAGATCGGCTCTAAGTAAACAAGCTAACGTTTTTGCGTCTACTTTGTCTGTTTTTACTTTAGCAGAAGAGATAGCTTTGGTTTGCTTAGGATTGGCCAGTTTCACTTCTCCCACATAGTCTTTTAAGATATCATAGGTAAACATCCAGTTGTAGGTGGATTCTACTGTTGCTATGGCATCTTCTTTGAATTGTGAGAAGTACTCTTTGAGAGCTTCCCGTTCTGTTTTTACTACTTTCTCTTCCACTATGTTTCCTTCCTTATCTTGAACATTAACAAAGCAGTACTTCTTGTGAGAATCAACTCCTAAAAAAATGTTATAATCGTTCATGAGGCCACAACTCCTTTCTTAAGGTTTGTTTTTTGGTAATAAACATTTTACCTTAAGCGGTGTGGCCTTTTCATCTTATCAATGAC from Candidatus Oleimmundimicrobium sp. carries:
- a CDS encoding cobalamin biosynthesis protein — protein: MNEIVLQVLIAFILDMTIADPAFLPHPVRLIGFLITKAEDILRCFFKDKLEYLGGLILTVTIVAFSYFFVHLVLVSIGRVSSFLSLVLGAYFIYVSMA
- a CDS encoding cobyric acid synthase — encoded protein: MAAKTIMVQGTASGVGKSLLVTGLCRIFSNRGYKVAPYKSQNMALNSFVTKDGGEIGRAQAVQAQAACVEPTVDMNPILLKPKKDYKTQVIVHGKPVGDMTAQEYHKKFRDEAWGAMMTSLKRVMSEYDVIVIEGAGSPAEVNLRDFDIVNMAIAKAAEAPVLLVADIDKGGALASIVGTLNLIESEERELIMGLVINKFRGDRELLEPALDFLETDTGKPVLGVIPYVRDLGIQEEDSIPVLEMGDKTAEIDIAVIRLPHISNFTDFDYLTRENGVKIRYVSLESELKNADAVIIPGSKSTVEDLMWLRANGFIEKIKELNNSGVPVIGICGGYQMLGEKLYDSEGLESKNKEIEGLGLLPTVTYFSKEKITKQVEAHFMRPLKLFPGTEGHKFDGYEIHSGRTKLLKGTPVLSLCSRAQKEDIGDGAVSSSELAFGTYIHDLFINKDIRRAFINNLRVRKKLPPLKSKAIDSVDFREKSFERWAQILSESLEIKKIFELAGI
- a CDS encoding IS110 family transposase, producing MNDYNIFLGVDSHKKYCFVNVQDKEGNIVEEKVVKTEREALKEYFSQFKEDAIATVESTYNWMFTYDILKDYVGEVKLANPKQTKAISSAKVKTDKVDAKTLACLLRADLIPEIYVSTKKERDRKDILRHRFTLVKIRTSLKNKISAFMARYGFEVPLSDAFGVSGTRYVKNLDWKEPAKTIVFKYLEMIESLNREIKQLDKVIAETVKETNQMRLLQTIPGIGKITSYLIATEIGTIERFPSHKNLASYSGLVPGISSSAGKTCYKRSKDRNKYLQWALVEAAIPAVRKSPILLAKYTRIKGRKGSSKAKMAIARRLAEAVFKILTYSQEYKEGVTIQKARSQKTSSLSLA